In Methanobacterium aggregans, one DNA window encodes the following:
- a CDS encoding ammonium transporter produces MIPGINSGDTAWMLISTALVILMTIPGVALFYGGLTRRENVLNTIFLSFVSFAIVSVLWFIYGYDLAFGADVWGVMGQLANPFFGGVLEANTLSTYAPTIPTGLFAIFQMTFAAITIALISGAVVERMKFSAWLAFIPVWLTLVYLPVAHWMWGGGWLAQMGALDFAGGIVVHVNCGMAALALVLLLGARKNSRLLPHHLGYSIIGTGLLWFGWFGFNAGSALGASNLAVSAMIVTNASAAVGMLAWMLMDKVKTGKPTLLGALSGAIAGLAAITPAAGYVNFTSAMVIGFVAAVCGYYAVSYIKPRLGYDDALDVFGIHGISGIIGSIGVGIFASPLINSITTGGLLFGQVHLLGVQLLAIVSVGIYAFLMTLLIGKIIDKTIGLRVDEEHEVQGLDINLHEESGYRLS; encoded by the coding sequence ATGATTCCAGGTATTAACTCTGGGGATACAGCTTGGATGCTGATATCCACAGCTCTTGTAATTTTAATGACTATACCCGGTGTGGCACTCTTTTATGGGGGCTTAACCCGGAGAGAAAACGTTTTAAACACTATATTTTTATCATTCGTCAGCTTCGCAATTGTAAGCGTTCTATGGTTCATCTACGGTTACGACCTTGCATTCGGCGCTGATGTATGGGGAGTTATGGGACAACTTGCAAATCCATTTTTCGGTGGAGTTTTAGAGGCAAACACCCTTTCAACCTATGCACCAACCATTCCAACAGGATTGTTTGCCATATTCCAGATGACATTTGCAGCCATCACCATAGCCCTGATATCAGGTGCTGTGGTTGAAAGGATGAAATTTTCAGCATGGCTCGCATTCATTCCAGTATGGTTAACACTCGTGTATTTACCTGTGGCCCACTGGATGTGGGGTGGGGGATGGTTAGCTCAGATGGGAGCTCTTGACTTTGCAGGAGGCATAGTTGTACATGTAAACTGCGGTATGGCCGCATTAGCCCTAGTATTACTACTAGGAGCACGTAAAAATTCCAGGCTTCTACCTCACCACCTTGGATACTCCATCATAGGTACAGGACTTCTATGGTTCGGCTGGTTCGGATTCAACGCAGGCTCAGCCCTTGGAGCAAGTAACCTTGCAGTATCAGCCATGATAGTCACCAATGCTTCAGCAGCAGTTGGAATGCTTGCATGGATGCTTATGGACAAGGTTAAAACAGGAAAACCAACACTTCTTGGTGCTCTTTCTGGTGCAATAGCAGGTCTTGCAGCAATAACACCTGCAGCAGGATACGTTAACTTCACTTCAGCCATGGTAATAGGTTTCGTGGCTGCAGTATGCGGATACTACGCTGTTTCATACATAAAACCCCGCCTAGGCTACGATGATGCTCTGGATGTATTTGGTATACACGGAATATCCGGTATAATTGGAAGTATTGGAGTGGGAATCTTCGCAAGCCCCCTGATAAACAGCATAACCACAGGAGGATTGTTGTTCGGCCAGGTACATTTACTTGGTGTTCAGCTCCTTGCAATTGTATCTGTAGGTATCTACGCATTCTTGATGACCCTCCTCATTGGCAAGATCATTGACAAAACCATTGGTCTCAGGGTTGATGAAGAACATGAGGTTCAGGGACTGGACATTAATCTACACGAGGAATCCGGTTACAGACTGTCATAA
- a CDS encoding glutamate synthase-related protein: MPFKVERDKYLCRRNFDRPGCCWYMCDNRDEKLCQNCYSCYNNCPHDVYEIIDDEPYPVHHENCVGCRICEEMCPNNAIEVNAVPEDRRNVWSLSDLVEINRKSSEGSYKVRGCGATRVIPTFDDITIVPAQVSRPPIDKYREPCNTRVVLGSRYAENPLIIDTPIMIAAMSFGALSKEAKIALAMGATLAGTATNTGEGGMLPEERKYASKLIAQYASGRFGVSAEYLNNSEAIEIKIGQGAKSGMGGHLLGEKVTADVSRIRMIPEGTDALSPARHMDIVGPEDLSMKISQLREITDWKVPIMVKFTSGRVSDDVKIAAKAGADIIVVDGMQGGTGAGPDVVTEHSGVPTIAAIVEADEALKQVNLRKEVSLVAAGGIRNGADVAKAIALGADAVYIGTAALVSIGCRVCQTCYAGTCRKGIATQNPQLRRRLDYMEGGKRVARYIEAMTEEAVMLTQQAGNTDVSKLEKDDLRALTVEASAYTGVKLAGLESPIKY, from the coding sequence TTGCCGTTTAAAGTTGAAAGAGACAAATATCTTTGCAGGAGGAACTTCGACCGCCCTGGCTGCTGCTGGTACATGTGCGACAACAGGGATGAGAAGCTCTGTCAGAACTGTTACTCCTGTTACAACAACTGTCCTCATGATGTTTATGAAATAATAGATGATGAACCATACCCAGTTCACCATGAAAACTGTGTTGGATGCAGGATATGTGAAGAGATGTGTCCAAACAATGCAATAGAAGTTAATGCAGTTCCAGAAGACCGCAGGAATGTCTGGTCACTTTCTGATCTCGTTGAGATCAACAGGAAGTCCAGCGAAGGATCATACAAGGTCCGTGGATGCGGAGCTACAAGGGTCATACCAACCTTCGATGACATTACAATCGTGCCTGCACAGGTTTCAAGGCCCCCAATAGACAAGTACAGGGAACCATGTAACACCCGTGTTGTGCTGGGTTCAAGGTACGCTGAAAACCCACTTATCATTGACACACCAATAATGATAGCTGCAATGTCCTTCGGAGCCCTGAGCAAAGAAGCCAAAATAGCCCTTGCAATGGGTGCAACACTTGCAGGAACAGCAACCAACACTGGTGAAGGTGGAATGCTACCTGAAGAGAGGAAATATGCGTCAAAACTCATAGCACAGTATGCTTCAGGACGTTTCGGTGTTTCAGCAGAGTACCTCAACAACTCTGAGGCCATTGAGATAAAGATTGGTCAGGGTGCAAAATCTGGTATGGGCGGACATCTGCTTGGTGAAAAGGTCACAGCAGATGTTTCACGTATAAGGATGATACCTGAGGGAACAGATGCACTGAGCCCAGCCCGTCATATGGACATAGTTGGACCAGAGGATCTGAGCATGAAGATATCCCAGCTTCGTGAGATAACAGACTGGAAGGTTCCAATAATGGTTAAATTCACATCTGGACGTGTCAGTGACGATGTTAAAATTGCAGCAAAGGCTGGTGCCGACATAATTGTTGTGGACGGTATGCAGGGAGGAACAGGAGCTGGACCTGACGTTGTAACGGAACACTCTGGTGTGCCAACCATAGCAGCCATAGTTGAGGCAGATGAAGCCCTTAAACAGGTTAACCTGCGTAAAGAAGTTAGTTTGGTTGCAGCCGGAGGTATAAGAAACGGTGCAGATGTTGCAAAAGCCATAGCTCTTGGAGCAGATGCAGTTTACATTGGAACTGCTGCACTGGTTTCAATAGGCTGCAGAGTCTGCCAGACTTGTTACGCTGGAACCTGCAGAAAAGGAATTGCAACACAGAACCCACAGCTCAGACGCCGCCTTGATTACATGGAAGGTGGTAAAAGGGTTGCGCGTTACATAGAAGCCATGACTGAGGAAGCTGTAATGCTCACCCAACAGGCAGGTAACACAGACGTGAGCAAACTTGAAAAAGATGATCTAAGGGCTTTAACAGTTGAAGCTTCAGCTTATACGGGTGTTAAGCTTGCAGGTTTAGAATCCCCAATCAAGTACTGA
- a CDS encoding Coenzyme F420 hydrogenase/dehydrogenase, beta subunit C-terminal domain — protein MTENQSTAKRERVAMVGTPCQIIAAKKMDSFQEYLGDSPVDLKIGLFCMENFSYSYMKKLLKQHDVDMKDVVECRVEKGYAWFFLTEDRLVKIPLDEAKTCSRKSCNICMDFTSELSDVSVGSVGSEDGWSTVVVRTDEGLKLLENAEKDKYIETKPITESGLKLIEKLANKKKKDNKEEIMKREKVARPVIYRRPISRDDFEEEVSKCQFSDLKCDVIDIGACVLCGACEYVCPENIISIDDRKPQIKGKCPEGCNLCYVACPRTYVTDDLLNKENDKKPLGDYIKVVSAKAPMINGQDGGVATALLNYALSKNVVDEVMVVDKSRLEPWKPEAKLTGNVADVLKASGTKYAACPVFKSLKVKDE, from the coding sequence ATGACAGAAAACCAGAGTACTGCTAAAAGAGAAAGGGTTGCAATGGTTGGAACTCCATGTCAGATAATAGCTGCCAAAAAGATGGACAGCTTCCAGGAGTACCTTGGAGACTCACCCGTGGACCTTAAAATAGGACTCTTCTGCATGGAAAACTTCTCCTACAGCTACATGAAAAAGCTTCTTAAACAGCACGATGTGGATATGAAGGATGTTGTTGAATGCAGGGTTGAAAAAGGTTATGCCTGGTTCTTCCTGACAGAGGATCGTCTGGTGAAGATACCACTTGATGAGGCAAAAACCTGCAGCCGTAAAAGCTGCAACATCTGCATGGACTTCACATCAGAGCTTTCAGATGTATCCGTTGGATCAGTTGGATCAGAAGACGGCTGGTCAACAGTTGTGGTGAGAACAGATGAAGGATTAAAACTTCTTGAAAATGCTGAAAAGGACAAATACATCGAAACAAAGCCCATTACCGAATCTGGACTTAAACTGATTGAAAAACTTGCAAACAAAAAAAAGAAGGATAACAAAGAAGAAATAATGAAACGGGAAAAGGTTGCAAGGCCTGTTATCTACAGAAGACCAATTTCACGTGACGATTTTGAAGAAGAAGTCTCAAAGTGTCAGTTTTCAGACCTCAAATGTGATGTTATTGACATTGGTGCCTGCGTACTCTGTGGAGCATGCGAATATGTGTGTCCTGAGAACATCATATCCATAGATGACAGAAAACCACAGATCAAGGGAAAATGTCCTGAAGGATGCAACCTCTGCTACGTTGCATGTCCCAGAACCTACGTAACAGATGATTTACTGAACAAAGAGAATGATAAAAAGCCTCTAGGCGATTACATCAAAGTAGTGTCTGCAAAGGCCCCTATGATCAACGGTCAGGATGGTGGAGTTGCAACAGCACTCTTGAATTATGCATTATCCAAGAACGTTGTTGATGAAGTTATGGTGGTGGATAAGAGCCGTCTTGAACCATGGAAACCTGAGGCAAAACTTACGGGTAATGTTGCAGATGTACTCAAGGCATCAGGAACCAAGTATGCAGCATGTCCTGTTTTTAAATCACTAAAAGTTAAGGACGAATAA
- a CDS encoding GltB/FmdC/FwdC-like GXGXG domain-containing protein, whose amino-acid sequence MKEFEIDVNHKTPREVNRAIKEAATEYDRVTVKNPNAMHYLAAGLTEPVELVINGSAGYFVGTMIHGAKIHITENAGWFPADNMTDGEVIVDGSAGDGVGQGIYGGTVVVRKDVGSRTGEIMKNGTIIVGGSSGFMSGLFMMGGRIVVLGDISEDAGESIIRGVIYVLGNIKSLGKNAKVKKVNEEDKKELKELLTKYEFDLEDEKYDDFKKIVPRSKRPFYGKKSEEG is encoded by the coding sequence ATGAAGGAATTTGAAATTGATGTTAATCACAAAACACCTAGAGAAGTTAACCGGGCAATAAAGGAAGCTGCAACAGAATACGACAGAGTCACTGTTAAAAATCCTAATGCGATGCATTATCTGGCTGCAGGCCTTACAGAACCTGTTGAACTTGTTATAAATGGTTCTGCAGGTTACTTCGTGGGTACCATGATACATGGGGCAAAAATACACATAACTGAGAATGCAGGATGGTTCCCAGCCGACAACATGACTGATGGGGAAGTTATAGTTGATGGATCAGCCGGTGACGGGGTTGGACAGGGAATTTATGGCGGAACAGTTGTTGTAAGAAAGGATGTTGGTTCAAGGACTGGCGAGATAATGAAAAACGGCACCATCATTGTTGGAGGAAGTTCAGGTTTCATGAGCGGACTTTTCATGATGGGTGGCCGAATAGTTGTACTCGGAGATATCTCAGAGGATGCAGGTGAATCAATAATAAGAGGAGTTATCTACGTTCTTGGAAACATTAAAAGCCTCGGAAAAAATGCTAAAGTTAAGAAGGTAAACGAAGAGGATAAAAAGGAACTCAAAGAACTTTTAACCAAGTACGAATTTGACCTTGAAGATGAGAAGTACGATGATTTCAAGAAGATAGTTCCAAGAAGCAAAAGACCTTTCTATGGTAAAAAATCGGAGGAAGGATAA
- a CDS encoding glutamine amidotransferase — MCGIAGVVFKDKKLHPVGDALTKMLDALQHRGPDSAGFAIYGGLGLEENEYLLNIEVKEKPGLLEAVKSTVNTVTPIKSEEIIPSVENYIIYRCKIALKSFGALKPLIMEIDKIEDVMVLNGAHSFEMIKDVGLVKDIAARYDTSSKMGTHGIGHTRFSTESIVDRYHAHPFQSYIIPDITVVHNGQITNYWKIRDPLERKGHIFETNNDTECIVHYMADKLSEGYKLEEALEQSVKDMDGPFSYIVGTPNGVGIAKDQLGLRPGVMAENDDVFAIASEEVSLREVMDTHNVEQIAPGETRAYTI; from the coding sequence GTGTGTGGAATAGCAGGAGTAGTTTTTAAAGATAAAAAGCTTCACCCTGTAGGGGATGCATTAACCAAAATGTTAGATGCCCTACAACACCGAGGACCAGATTCTGCAGGTTTCGCAATATACGGAGGTCTTGGTTTAGAAGAAAACGAGTACCTCTTAAACATTGAAGTTAAAGAGAAACCAGGTCTTCTTGAAGCTGTGAAAAGTACTGTGAACACAGTTACGCCCATAAAAAGTGAGGAAATAATTCCTTCAGTTGAAAATTACATTATATACCGGTGCAAAATTGCTCTTAAATCATTTGGAGCACTTAAGCCACTTATAATGGAAATAGACAAAATAGAAGATGTAATGGTTCTCAATGGAGCTCATTCATTTGAAATGATAAAAGATGTTGGCCTTGTTAAGGATATAGCTGCAAGGTATGACACATCATCCAAAATGGGAACCCATGGAATAGGTCACACCCGTTTTTCAACCGAAAGTATCGTGGACAGGTACCATGCACATCCATTCCAGAGTTACATCATACCAGATATCACAGTGGTCCACAACGGCCAGATAACCAATTACTGGAAGATAAGGGATCCTCTGGAGAGGAAAGGACACATATTTGAGACCAACAATGATACAGAATGTATAGTTCATTACATGGCAGACAAACTTTCAGAAGGTTACAAACTTGAAGAAGCCCTTGAACAGTCAGTTAAAGATATGGACGGACCTTTTTCATACATAGTTGGAACACCTAACGGTGTGGGAATAGCAAAGGATCAGCTTGGACTTAGACCAGGTGTTATGGCTGAAAATGATGATGTTTTTGCAATAGCATCAGAAGAAGTATCCCTTCGTGAAGTCATGGACACACACAACGTTGAACAGATAGCACCAGGAGAAACCAGGGCCTACACCATTTAA